Proteins from one Chaetodon auriga isolate fChaAug3 chromosome 19, fChaAug3.hap1, whole genome shotgun sequence genomic window:
- the rai14 gene encoding ankycorbin isoform X2: protein MKSLKAKFRKTDVNEWNKNDERLLAAVEHGEVEKVASLLAKKGASAVKLDSEGKSALHVAAARGQTDCLSVILAHGVDLSVTDAAGFNPLHLAAKNNHVECCKKLIQSKCPIDAADSSGKSALHHAAASGNIQTVQLLCELKSPINVKDADGLTPLLLSAKHAHAEVCSTLLDCGAEINASDNGGRTALMLASESNAVSVVEVLVQRGADLSAVDSQGHDVVHYAKLLGNVEVKTALAAALNRQQVPDEKSPRSPQSSGPSSPSAVTSAGTPASNKSDTPKKFNYKEDEVRGTALREEVEKLHEERNMLLETIEDLKQTVEQTGTFPELETKVEHSFTASAALVSALQAKIAALTLENQQLAGKLKKHPSLQASEDLKEISRPDSMASNSSFHSTQDEFESLPQVPSTAQVEREDSSGSVFVRQEEEEGEGGREGSKEEIRLLRQALESVQMKLLETRKENRSLQAQLKPERGREREEYESVREKGREEELMESLAELQAKLTDTQERYHQAVEEVEELRMQVGRGGGEVMEKQEVQRHTLPTLELEVKQLKAQLVQSGSEQEKAAQRIRQLEEALRRLEEERRSVMEKEQRTAQIEGLHKEAQEEIRMLQEALRGTVPVEAAAKDFEEMKAELNEVIAGLQRRLLELSHSYSETKSQLSAAQKQLAEAQAESGAASPSSSEQQQLQQQVQVLTSKVEEQQTLLAEAQKKHSLAQEEISVLRQEAEAQAQSSVALADHTQVMSSLGNAIKELESQSEALKEQLHQKSMQVEALQNRLTAEKDVIPDDSVSRVEHETTREQLEGEVNHLTQLLQGALRKQDEMALEAADAWQKARENRAEREALQELVMSREKENQTLTSRLAESQDAVCQLKQLVENHVASEREKNKRIDDLSREVGKLKDALNSLSQLSYTAGSPSKRLQQNQQLETMQQQIKQLQYQLAESKKQHHEIVSVYRMHLLYAVQGQMDEDVQKALKQILMMCKMPSQAKEAC, encoded by the exons GTCAATGAGTGGAACAAAAACGACGAGCGCCTGCTTGCTGCGGTGGAGCATGGCGAGGTGGAGAAGGTGGCATCGCTCCTTGCCAAGAAAGGTGCGAGCGCTGTAAAGCTGGACAGTGAGGGCAAATCAGC TCTTCATGTGGCAGCTGCGCGCGGTCAGACAGACTGTCTATCTGTCATCCTGGCCCATGGAGTGGACCTGTCAGTCACTGATGCTGCAG GTTTCAATCCGTTACACCTGGCTGCCAAAAACAATCATGTTGAGTGCTGCAAAAAGCTTATTCAG AGTAAATGTCCCATCGATGCTGCAGACAGCTCAGGAAAGTCTGCTCTGCATCACGCTG CTGCCAGCGGGAACATCCAGACCGTCCAACTGCTGTGTGAACTCAAAAGTCCCATCAACGTGAAAGATGCA GATGGACTCAcccctttgctgctgtcagccaaGCACGCTCATGCTGAAGTGTGCAGTACTTTGCTGGACTGTGGTGCTGAAATCAACGCTTCTGACAACGGCGGCAG GACAGCCTTGATGCTGGCCAGCGAGTCTAATGCCGTGTCAGTTGTTGAAGTGCTGGTTCAACGAGGAGCTGATCTATCAGCTGTAGATTCACAAGGCCACGATGTCGTCCACTACGCCAAGCTGCTGGGCAATGTCGAGGTCAAAACTGCACTTGCGGCTGCCCTGAACAGACAGCAGGTCCCAG ATGAAAAGTCTCCTAGAAGTCCTCAG AGCTCTGGACCCTCTTCTCCTTCAGCCGTTACCTCCGCTGGGACGCCTGCATCCAACAAAAGTGACACTCCCAAAAAATTCAACTACAAG GAGGATGAGGTTAGAGGAACGGCGCTGAGAGAGGAGGTTGAGAAGCTCCATGAGGaaagaaacatgttgctggaGACGATCGAAGACCTGAAGCAGACGGTGGAGCAGACGGGGACTTTTCCTGAACTGGAAACAAAG gtCGAACACAGCTTTACAGCGTCTGCAGCTCTGGTTTCCGCTCTGCAAGCCAAGATTGCTGCTCTCACTTTGGAGAACCAGCAACTTGCAGGCAAGCTGAAG AAACATCCGTCCCTCCAAGCCAGCGAGGACCTGAAGGAGATCAGTCGTCCGGACAGCATGGCCTCCAACTCCTCCTTCCACTCTACCCAGGATGAGTTTGAATCACTGCCACAAGTCCCCTCCACCGCCCAAGTGGAAAGGGAAGACAGTTCAGGCAGTGTTTTTgtcagacaggaggaagaggagggtgaaggaggcagagaagggaGCAAAGAGGAGATCAGACTGTTGAGACAGGCGCTGGAGAGCGTTCAGATGAAACTACTAGAAACCAGAAAGGAAAACCGCTCTCTTCAGGCCCAGCTGAAACCCGAgcgaggcagagaaagagaggagtaTGAAAGCgtgagggagaaagggagagaggaagagttgaTGGAGAGTCTGGCAGAGCTCCAGGCGAAGCTGACAGATACTCAGGAGAGATACCACCaagctgtggaggaggtggaggagctgagaatGCAGGTGGGAaggggaggaggtgaggtgaTGGAGAAACAGGAGGTCCAGAGACATACATTACCCACACTTGAACTTGAAGTTAAACAGCTGAAGGCCCAGCTTGTCCAATCGGGATCTGAGCAAGAGAAAGCTGCTCAACGAAtcagacagctggaggaggcgCTGAGGAGGTTGGAGGAGGAAAGACGGAGTGTAATGGAGAAAGAACAGAGGACTGCACAGATTGAGGGGCTGCACAAGGAGGCACAAGAGGAGATTAGGATGCTCCAG GAGGCTCTCAGGGGCACAGTGCCAGTTGAAGCTGCAGCCAAAGACTTTGAAGAAATGAAGGCTGAGCTAAACGAGGTAATTGCTGGGCTGCAGCGCCGCTTGCTGGAACTCTCGCACTCCTACAGCGAAACAAAGAGTCAGCTGAgtgctgcacagaaacagctAGCTGAGGCCCAGGCTGAGAGCGGTGCAGCCTCACCATCCTCCtcagagcaacagcagctgcaacaaCAGGTCCAGGTGCTAACCAGtaaggtggaggagcagcagacatTGCTAGCTGAGGCACAGAAGAAGCACTCGTTAGCTCAGGAGGAGATTTCAGTGCTGAGGCAGGAGGCAGAAGCTCAGGCACAGAGCTCTGTGGCCCTCGCCGACCACACACAGGTGATGTCATCTCTGGGAAATGCCATCAAAGAGTTGGAAAGCCAGTCAGAGGCCCTGAAAGAGCAGTTACACCAGAAGTCCATGCAGGTGGAGGCTCTTCAGAACAG GCTTACAGCAGAGAAAGACGTCATCCCAGATGATTCAGTCTCACGAGTGGAGCACGAGACCACGCGAGAGCAGCTGGAGGGCGAGGTGAACCATCTGACGCAGCTCCTCCAAGGGGCCCTCAGGAAGCAGGACGAGATGGCTCTGGAGGCTGCTGATGCATGGCAGAAG GCACGTGAGAATCGTGCAGAGCGGGAGGCCCTGCAGGAGCTGGTGATGTCGAGGGAGAAGGAGAACCAGACGCTGACATCCAGGCTGGCCGAGTCCCAGGatgctgtgtgtcagctcaaacagctggtggagaaTCACGTcgcctcagagagagagaagaacaagAGG ATAGATGATCTGTCACGGGAGGTGGGGAAGCTGAAGGACGCCTTAAACAGCCTATCACAGCTCTCCTACACTGCAGGTTCTCCCTCCAAGAGACTGCAGCAAAACCAGCAGCTGGAGACGATGCAGCAACAAATCAAACAACTACAGTACCAGCTGGCT gAGTCAAAGAAGCAGCACCATGAGATCGTGTCAGTCTACAGGATGCACCTCCTCTATGCTGTCCAG GGACAGATGGACGAGGATGTCCAGAAGGCCTTGAAGCAGATCCTGATGATGTGCAAGATGCCAAGCCAAGCCAAGGAGGCCTGCTGA
- the rai14 gene encoding ankycorbin isoform X1: MKSLKAKFRKTDVNEWNKNDERLLAAVEHGEVEKVASLLAKKGASAVKLDSEGKSALHVAAARGQTDCLSVILAHGVDLSVTDAAGFNPLHLAAKNNHVECCKKLIQSKCPIDAADSSGKSALHHAAASGNIQTVQLLCELKSPINVKDADGLTPLLLSAKHAHAEVCSTLLDCGAEINASDNGGRTALMLASESNAVSVVEVLVQRGADLSAVDSQGHDVVHYAKLLGNVEVKTALAAALNRQQVPDEKSPRSPQHDQVAKLSDERITTPKKRKAPPPPISPLQSSGPSSPSAVTSAGTPASNKSDTPKKFNYKEDEVRGTALREEVEKLHEERNMLLETIEDLKQTVEQTGTFPELETKVEHSFTASAALVSALQAKIAALTLENQQLAGKLKKHPSLQASEDLKEISRPDSMASNSSFHSTQDEFESLPQVPSTAQVEREDSSGSVFVRQEEEEGEGGREGSKEEIRLLRQALESVQMKLLETRKENRSLQAQLKPERGREREEYESVREKGREEELMESLAELQAKLTDTQERYHQAVEEVEELRMQVGRGGGEVMEKQEVQRHTLPTLELEVKQLKAQLVQSGSEQEKAAQRIRQLEEALRRLEEERRSVMEKEQRTAQIEGLHKEAQEEIRMLQEALRGTVPVEAAAKDFEEMKAELNEVIAGLQRRLLELSHSYSETKSQLSAAQKQLAEAQAESGAASPSSSEQQQLQQQVQVLTSKVEEQQTLLAEAQKKHSLAQEEISVLRQEAEAQAQSSVALADHTQVMSSLGNAIKELESQSEALKEQLHQKSMQVEALQNRLTAEKDVIPDDSVSRVEHETTREQLEGEVNHLTQLLQGALRKQDEMALEAADAWQKARENRAEREALQELVMSREKENQTLTSRLAESQDAVCQLKQLVENHVASEREKNKRIDDLSREVGKLKDALNSLSQLSYTAGSPSKRLQQNQQLETMQQQIKQLQYQLAESKKQHHEIVSVYRMHLLYAVQGQMDEDVQKALKQILMMCKMPSQAKEAC; the protein is encoded by the exons GTCAATGAGTGGAACAAAAACGACGAGCGCCTGCTTGCTGCGGTGGAGCATGGCGAGGTGGAGAAGGTGGCATCGCTCCTTGCCAAGAAAGGTGCGAGCGCTGTAAAGCTGGACAGTGAGGGCAAATCAGC TCTTCATGTGGCAGCTGCGCGCGGTCAGACAGACTGTCTATCTGTCATCCTGGCCCATGGAGTGGACCTGTCAGTCACTGATGCTGCAG GTTTCAATCCGTTACACCTGGCTGCCAAAAACAATCATGTTGAGTGCTGCAAAAAGCTTATTCAG AGTAAATGTCCCATCGATGCTGCAGACAGCTCAGGAAAGTCTGCTCTGCATCACGCTG CTGCCAGCGGGAACATCCAGACCGTCCAACTGCTGTGTGAACTCAAAAGTCCCATCAACGTGAAAGATGCA GATGGACTCAcccctttgctgctgtcagccaaGCACGCTCATGCTGAAGTGTGCAGTACTTTGCTGGACTGTGGTGCTGAAATCAACGCTTCTGACAACGGCGGCAG GACAGCCTTGATGCTGGCCAGCGAGTCTAATGCCGTGTCAGTTGTTGAAGTGCTGGTTCAACGAGGAGCTGATCTATCAGCTGTAGATTCACAAGGCCACGATGTCGTCCACTACGCCAAGCTGCTGGGCAATGTCGAGGTCAAAACTGCACTTGCGGCTGCCCTGAACAGACAGCAGGTCCCAG ATGAAAAGTCTCCTAGAAGTCCTCAG CATGATCAAGTAGCTAAGCTAAGTGATGAACGGATTACAACTCCCAAAAAACGAAAAGCACCTCCACCTCCTATTAGCCCACTGCAG AGCTCTGGACCCTCTTCTCCTTCAGCCGTTACCTCCGCTGGGACGCCTGCATCCAACAAAAGTGACACTCCCAAAAAATTCAACTACAAG GAGGATGAGGTTAGAGGAACGGCGCTGAGAGAGGAGGTTGAGAAGCTCCATGAGGaaagaaacatgttgctggaGACGATCGAAGACCTGAAGCAGACGGTGGAGCAGACGGGGACTTTTCCTGAACTGGAAACAAAG gtCGAACACAGCTTTACAGCGTCTGCAGCTCTGGTTTCCGCTCTGCAAGCCAAGATTGCTGCTCTCACTTTGGAGAACCAGCAACTTGCAGGCAAGCTGAAG AAACATCCGTCCCTCCAAGCCAGCGAGGACCTGAAGGAGATCAGTCGTCCGGACAGCATGGCCTCCAACTCCTCCTTCCACTCTACCCAGGATGAGTTTGAATCACTGCCACAAGTCCCCTCCACCGCCCAAGTGGAAAGGGAAGACAGTTCAGGCAGTGTTTTTgtcagacaggaggaagaggagggtgaaggaggcagagaagggaGCAAAGAGGAGATCAGACTGTTGAGACAGGCGCTGGAGAGCGTTCAGATGAAACTACTAGAAACCAGAAAGGAAAACCGCTCTCTTCAGGCCCAGCTGAAACCCGAgcgaggcagagaaagagaggagtaTGAAAGCgtgagggagaaagggagagaggaagagttgaTGGAGAGTCTGGCAGAGCTCCAGGCGAAGCTGACAGATACTCAGGAGAGATACCACCaagctgtggaggaggtggaggagctgagaatGCAGGTGGGAaggggaggaggtgaggtgaTGGAGAAACAGGAGGTCCAGAGACATACATTACCCACACTTGAACTTGAAGTTAAACAGCTGAAGGCCCAGCTTGTCCAATCGGGATCTGAGCAAGAGAAAGCTGCTCAACGAAtcagacagctggaggaggcgCTGAGGAGGTTGGAGGAGGAAAGACGGAGTGTAATGGAGAAAGAACAGAGGACTGCACAGATTGAGGGGCTGCACAAGGAGGCACAAGAGGAGATTAGGATGCTCCAG GAGGCTCTCAGGGGCACAGTGCCAGTTGAAGCTGCAGCCAAAGACTTTGAAGAAATGAAGGCTGAGCTAAACGAGGTAATTGCTGGGCTGCAGCGCCGCTTGCTGGAACTCTCGCACTCCTACAGCGAAACAAAGAGTCAGCTGAgtgctgcacagaaacagctAGCTGAGGCCCAGGCTGAGAGCGGTGCAGCCTCACCATCCTCCtcagagcaacagcagctgcaacaaCAGGTCCAGGTGCTAACCAGtaaggtggaggagcagcagacatTGCTAGCTGAGGCACAGAAGAAGCACTCGTTAGCTCAGGAGGAGATTTCAGTGCTGAGGCAGGAGGCAGAAGCTCAGGCACAGAGCTCTGTGGCCCTCGCCGACCACACACAGGTGATGTCATCTCTGGGAAATGCCATCAAAGAGTTGGAAAGCCAGTCAGAGGCCCTGAAAGAGCAGTTACACCAGAAGTCCATGCAGGTGGAGGCTCTTCAGAACAG GCTTACAGCAGAGAAAGACGTCATCCCAGATGATTCAGTCTCACGAGTGGAGCACGAGACCACGCGAGAGCAGCTGGAGGGCGAGGTGAACCATCTGACGCAGCTCCTCCAAGGGGCCCTCAGGAAGCAGGACGAGATGGCTCTGGAGGCTGCTGATGCATGGCAGAAG GCACGTGAGAATCGTGCAGAGCGGGAGGCCCTGCAGGAGCTGGTGATGTCGAGGGAGAAGGAGAACCAGACGCTGACATCCAGGCTGGCCGAGTCCCAGGatgctgtgtgtcagctcaaacagctggtggagaaTCACGTcgcctcagagagagagaagaacaagAGG ATAGATGATCTGTCACGGGAGGTGGGGAAGCTGAAGGACGCCTTAAACAGCCTATCACAGCTCTCCTACACTGCAGGTTCTCCCTCCAAGAGACTGCAGCAAAACCAGCAGCTGGAGACGATGCAGCAACAAATCAAACAACTACAGTACCAGCTGGCT gAGTCAAAGAAGCAGCACCATGAGATCGTGTCAGTCTACAGGATGCACCTCCTCTATGCTGTCCAG GGACAGATGGACGAGGATGTCCAGAAGGCCTTGAAGCAGATCCTGATGATGTGCAAGATGCCAAGCCAAGCCAAGGAGGCCTGCTGA